In Polynucleobacter sp. AP-Ainpum-60-G11, one DNA window encodes the following:
- a CDS encoding amino acid ABC transporter permease gives MFLDLGVFCKNTLDGEAVDHCFSALFGLAQNSDPSYLDWLMKAWGWTLAVAGLGLIIALFLGVVMGTLRTLPITTSLNRWLIRISTTWVELFRNIPILVQVFLWYHVIPSFVLPLKSLPSYWLVSIALGFFTSARIAEQVRAGIQALPSGQTAAATALGLTTAQSYRYVILPMALRIVIPPLTSESMNLIKNSSVAFAVSVPELTLFAMQAQEETSKGVEIYLAVTFLYALSAFAVNRVMTLIEKRSRIPGFIVSNDASLAH, from the coding sequence ATGTTTTTAGACTTAGGTGTTTTTTGTAAAAACACCTTGGATGGGGAAGCGGTGGATCACTGCTTCTCCGCTCTTTTCGGCTTAGCCCAAAATAGCGATCCTAGCTACCTTGACTGGCTTATGAAGGCCTGGGGTTGGACCTTAGCTGTTGCTGGTCTAGGTCTGATTATTGCTTTATTTTTGGGGGTGGTGATGGGCACTCTACGTACCTTGCCAATCACTACCTCTCTTAATAGATGGTTAATTCGTATTTCTACTACTTGGGTCGAGTTATTTAGAAATATTCCCATCTTGGTTCAAGTATTTCTTTGGTATCACGTGATCCCATCCTTTGTATTGCCCCTAAAGTCTCTGCCATCTTATTGGTTGGTAAGTATTGCTCTGGGCTTCTTCACATCTGCCCGCATAGCGGAGCAGGTGAGGGCGGGTATCCAGGCATTGCCTAGCGGACAAACCGCTGCAGCAACTGCATTGGGCTTAACCACTGCCCAAAGTTATCGTTACGTGATCTTACCAATGGCATTGCGGATTGTGATTCCACCACTGACATCTGAGAGTATGAATTTAATTAAAAACTCTTCAGTTGCCTTTGCTGTTTCTGTGCCAGAGTTGACTTTATTCGCCATGCAGGCTCAAGAGGAAACATCCAAGGGCGTTGAGATTTATTTGGCAGTGACATTTTTATATGCCCTCTCAGCATTCGCAGTCAATAGAGTGATGACTTTGATTGAAAAGCGTAGCCGCATCCCGGGTTTTATTGTGTCTAATGACGCAAGCTTGGCTCACTAA
- a CDS encoding amino acid ABC transporter permease yields the protein MLSLDLGFYNWELFTNYILKGLLFSVQLTVFATVGGILFGTFLALMRLSGRSALIYPATFYVNTMRSIPLVMVILWFFLLIPILIGRPIGADLSATITFIAFEAAFFSEIVRAGIQSVPKGQTYAGEALGMTYGQNMRLVVLPQAFRNMIPVFMTQTIVLFQDTSLVYAIGAYDLLKGFEIAGKNYGRPIETYILAAATYFLICFWLSKLVRIIQAKVAIIR from the coding sequence ATGTTGAGCTTAGATCTGGGTTTCTATAATTGGGAGTTATTCACAAACTACATCTTGAAGGGTTTGTTGTTTAGTGTGCAGTTGACTGTTTTTGCAACGGTTGGTGGCATTCTTTTTGGAACTTTTCTAGCCTTAATGCGTTTGTCTGGACGGTCAGCCTTGATATATCCGGCTACCTTCTACGTGAACACGATGCGATCCATTCCCTTGGTAATGGTAATCCTGTGGTTTTTCTTGCTAATACCAATTTTGATCGGCAGGCCGATTGGAGCAGACCTTTCAGCAACAATCACCTTTATTGCATTTGAGGCGGCCTTTTTCTCAGAAATTGTCCGCGCCGGCATTCAGTCTGTGCCTAAAGGCCAAACCTATGCAGGAGAAGCATTGGGAATGACTTATGGCCAGAATATGCGATTGGTAGTTTTGCCCCAAGCTTTTAGAAATATGATCCCAGTATTTATGACTCAGACAATTGTACTGTTTCAAGATACTTCTTTAGTCTATGCAATTGGCGCATACGACTTACTCAAAGGCTTTGAGATTGCTGGCAAAAATTATGGCCGACCAATCGAAACCTATATCTTGGCTGCCGCTACCTATTTTTTAATTTGTTTCTGGCTTTCTAAATTGGTTCGCATAATCCAAGCTAAAGTTGCGATTATTCGCTAA
- a CDS encoding amino acid ABC transporter ATP-binding protein, producing MIQLQNVSKWYGSFQVLTDCSTSIKKGEVVVICGPSGSGKSTLIKTINALEPFQAGEIVVDGIALHDPKTNLPKLRSRVGMVFQHFELFPHLSVTQNLTLAQMKVLGRSVDEAKAHGLKYLERVGLMAQKDKFPGQLSGGQQQRVAIARALSMDPIVMLFDEPTSALDPEMVGEVLDVMVKLANEGMTMCCVTHEMGFARKVSHRVIFMDQGKIIEDCSKDEFFGNPEARSPRAKDFLSKILDH from the coding sequence ATGATTCAACTTCAAAATGTTTCCAAATGGTATGGCTCATTTCAGGTGCTAACTGATTGCTCCACATCGATTAAAAAAGGTGAAGTCGTTGTGATTTGCGGTCCTTCAGGCTCAGGTAAATCTACGCTGATCAAAACAATAAATGCCCTCGAGCCTTTTCAGGCCGGCGAGATTGTGGTTGATGGTATAGCTCTTCATGATCCAAAAACCAATTTACCGAAACTACGCTCCCGTGTTGGTATGGTGTTTCAACACTTTGAACTATTCCCGCATCTGAGCGTTACTCAAAACCTCACCCTTGCGCAAATGAAGGTCTTGGGAAGGTCGGTCGATGAGGCTAAGGCTCATGGTCTTAAGTATCTTGAGCGAGTCGGCCTCATGGCTCAAAAGGATAAATTTCCTGGACAGTTGTCTGGAGGTCAGCAGCAACGAGTCGCAATTGCGCGTGCTTTAAGCATGGATCCGATTGTGATGCTCTTTGATGAGCCAACTTCAGCGCTTGATCCCGAGATGGTTGGTGAGGTGCTCGATGTGATGGTTAAGCTGGCAAATGAGGGCATGACAATGTGTTGCGTGACTCACGAGATGGGTTTTGCCCGCAAGGTGAGCCACCGTGTGATCTTCATGGATCAAGGCAAAATTATCGAGGACTGCAGCAAGGATGAGTTCTTTGGCAATCCCGAAGCAAGATCGCCGAGAGCCAAAGATTTCCTCTCAAAAATCTTGGATCACTAA
- the pcaC gene encoding 4-carboxymuconolactone decarboxylase: protein MNKEAFEKGLKTRREVLGAEYVDNSIKNADAFNMPMQELVTEYCWNEIWNRPGLDRRTRSIINLSMITALNRPHELKLHVRGAINNGLSKEDIQEVFLQAAIYCGVPAAIDSFRCAKEVFAEMGI from the coding sequence GTGAATAAGGAAGCATTTGAAAAAGGTTTAAAAACACGTCGTGAAGTACTGGGGGCTGAGTATGTAGATAACTCCATTAAGAATGCCGATGCATTCAACATGCCTATGCAGGAATTGGTGACTGAATATTGCTGGAATGAAATTTGGAACCGACCTGGTCTTGACCGTAGAACAAGAAGCATCATTAACCTATCCATGATCACCGCCTTAAATCGCCCTCATGAGCTTAAGCTTCATGTGAGAGGCGCCATTAATAATGGCCTGAGCAAAGAAGATATCCAGGAAGTATTTTTACAGGCCGCAATTTACTGCGGTGTTCCAGCAGCAATTGATAGCTTCCGCTGTGCGAAAGAAGTTTTTGCAGAAATGGGAATCTAA
- a CDS encoding DUF3313 domain-containing protein, with protein MNKLGALVAAISAVTLLAACSNTPKLASQPMPKSGFLPNYSVLVPMATSEADTRIWRYRKAGVNASTYTAVILDPIYLNQNATKEISPEVISQAQVALQDSMVNAVISRGNIKIVNQAGPGVARISVGITGAESSADSLQPWNFTPIGLAMNAAAYAGGVNSKTPAMLVESKITDSQTKEVIGEGLVTIEGESFRTGGGSVESFVAMAKKVVRVAMETSADPRATISK; from the coding sequence ATGAACAAATTAGGCGCTTTAGTTGCAGCAATTTCTGCAGTAACTTTATTGGCAGCATGTAGCAACACCCCTAAGCTAGCAAGTCAGCCAATGCCAAAGTCTGGTTTCTTACCAAATTACTCCGTGCTCGTACCAATGGCTACTTCTGAAGCAGATACCCGTATTTGGAGATATCGTAAGGCGGGTGTAAATGCAAGCACCTACACTGCAGTAATTTTGGATCCAATTTATTTGAATCAGAATGCGACTAAAGAAATTTCACCGGAAGTAATTAGTCAAGCGCAGGTGGCATTACAGGACTCAATGGTCAATGCAGTCATTAGCCGCGGCAATATTAAGATCGTGAATCAAGCTGGTCCAGGAGTAGCTCGCATCTCTGTTGGTATTACTGGAGCAGAGAGCTCAGCAGATAGCTTGCAACCCTGGAATTTCACACCGATTGGTTTGGCAATGAATGCAGCTGCCTATGCTGGTGGTGTCAACTCCAAAACTCCTGCGATGCTAGTGGAAAGCAAGATTACCGATAGCCAAACTAAAGAAGTGATTGGCGAAGGCCTAGTAACAATTGAGGGTGAATCTTTCCGAACTGGTGGTGGCTCAGTTGAATCATTTGTGGCAATGGCCAAGAAGGTTGTAAGAGTTGCAATGGAAACTTCAGCAGATCCTAGGGCTACCATATCTAAATAA
- a CDS encoding recombinase RecT: MKNNLERSSKPNKRSQALKRILQKQGLEHIAEDLIEPRIQATSPANSPTIVTFGAGSVIQTSGQTNITQSIELFNSLITKELARAASGLGIDEAELHAWVDLQIEVPAKSILTLLRMMQSLHLDPLSEEIGFTQYEDGQWQVLITIEGCAKLLNQHPQFNGLHFTQADTLIDGLPEWIECSIYRKDREVPTTVREYLAEVKGENEIWKKMPRRMLRHRALQQCVRLAIA; the protein is encoded by the coding sequence ATGAAAAACAATTTAGAGAGATCCAGTAAACCCAATAAGCGCTCTCAGGCTTTAAAGAGGATCCTGCAAAAGCAAGGCTTAGAACATATTGCAGAAGATCTTATTGAGCCGAGGATACAAGCAACTAGCCCAGCTAACAGCCCAACGATAGTCACCTTTGGCGCAGGATCCGTCATTCAAACTAGCGGTCAAACAAATATCACTCAATCCATTGAGCTCTTCAATAGCCTGATTACAAAAGAACTCGCTAGAGCAGCTAGTGGACTAGGCATTGATGAGGCAGAGCTCCATGCCTGGGTAGATCTGCAAATTGAAGTGCCTGCCAAGTCGATTTTGACATTACTCAGAATGATGCAAAGTCTGCACTTAGACCCCCTGTCTGAAGAAATCGGCTTTACTCAATATGAAGATGGGCAATGGCAAGTATTGATTACGATTGAAGGATGCGCTAAGTTACTCAATCAACATCCCCAATTTAATGGCTTGCACTTTACTCAAGCCGATACCCTCATTGATGGACTACCGGAATGGATCGAGTGCTCAATCTATCGCAAAGATCGTGAAGTACCCACCACTGTGCGGGAGTACCTAGCTGAAGTAAAAGGTGAAAACGAGATCTGGAAGAAGATGCCCAGAAGAATGCTAAGACATCGGGCATTACAGCAGTGCGTGAGGTTGGCGATAGCGTAG
- a CDS encoding YqaJ viral recombinase family protein, producing the protein MLINQDFSVDRSKYIGGSDIGAILGLSRFRSPLQVWMEKTGKENKRLDSLPLRFGSFAEEFVASEYARATGFELVHDESIYIHPEHAFMSAHMDRFVLENGSPSPARILECKTANPFSSGDWGEVGSDEVPMSYLCQCIWYMAITNLDKVDLAVLFGNSDFRIYEIARDLELESAVLQKANLFWNDYVLKDLPPPAQSEADCQALFSKGDPARSVEAKAQTLELTSRLQVLNSEIDVREQEISSIKQNIMNQMGEAESLTHQGKVLATWKAPKPSFRLDSKRLELEHPEIANNYKMPVQNSRRLVIKQIA; encoded by the coding sequence ATGCTTATTAATCAAGATTTTAGCGTAGATCGCAGCAAATACATAGGTGGCAGTGACATTGGAGCAATTTTGGGCCTATCCCGCTTTAGATCGCCATTACAAGTCTGGATGGAAAAGACCGGCAAAGAAAACAAGAGGCTAGATTCCCTACCCTTGAGATTTGGCTCGTTTGCCGAAGAGTTTGTTGCTAGCGAATATGCCCGCGCTACCGGGTTTGAACTTGTTCACGATGAATCGATCTACATCCACCCCGAGCATGCTTTTATGAGCGCACACATGGATCGCTTTGTATTAGAAAATGGCTCCCCTTCTCCTGCTCGTATTTTGGAATGTAAAACAGCCAATCCCTTTAGCTCTGGTGACTGGGGAGAGGTCGGATCAGATGAAGTGCCTATGAGTTATCTATGCCAGTGCATTTGGTATATGGCCATTACTAACCTCGATAAGGTTGATCTGGCTGTGCTCTTTGGTAATAGCGACTTTAGGATCTATGAGATCGCGAGAGACCTAGAATTAGAGAGCGCCGTATTGCAAAAGGCTAATCTCTTTTGGAATGACTATGTTTTAAAAGATCTACCACCACCAGCACAAAGCGAAGCCGATTGTCAGGCCCTCTTTAGTAAAGGCGATCCAGCCAGGTCTGTAGAGGCCAAAGCGCAAACGCTGGAATTAACTTCCCGCCTACAAGTACTTAATAGTGAGATCGATGTTCGTGAGCAAGAGATCTCCTCCATTAAACAAAACATCATGAATCAAATGGGAGAGGCGGAATCCCTTACCCATCAAGGCAAGGTACTGGCAACTTGGAAAGCTCCTAAGCCATCCTTCAGGTTAGATAGCAAACGCTTAGAACTAGAGCATCCAGAGATTGCGAATAACTACAAGATGCCAGTACAGAACAGCAGGCGTTTAGTTATTAAACAGATTGCTTAG
- a CDS encoding helix-turn-helix domain-containing protein, translating into MITSAQIRAARGMLEWTRSDLSEKSGVGFSSMQRLESADGVPGAQFKTLEAIKDAFEKAGIEFIGTPEDGAGVRWKLK; encoded by the coding sequence TTGATTACAAGTGCTCAAATTCGTGCAGCTAGAGGCATGCTGGAATGGACTAGATCTGATTTGTCTGAGAAATCTGGGGTTGGGTTTTCTTCAATGCAAAGACTTGAGTCGGCCGATGGTGTTCCTGGGGCTCAATTTAAGACTCTTGAAGCAATCAAAGATGCATTCGAAAAAGCTGGGATTGAATTCATTGGTACACCAGAAGACGGCGCTGGAGTGCGCTGGAAATTGAAGTAA
- the ppk2 gene encoding polyphosphate kinase 2 → MSKSLVPEHTYEADLRLLQIELVKLQRHLIQKGKRLLVIFEGRDAAGKDGSIKSITENLSPRDTKVVALSAPSSIEEHEWYFQRYVAQLPSAGETVLFNRSWYNRAGVEKVMGFCTDDQYKLFMATVNAFEALLVKSNIQIVKYYLDISKEEQAKRLKDRAKDPLKQWKISPIDQKAQKMWNAYSDARDNMLKQTSSSDAPWTVINANDKRLAHLNLIADLLTRVDYPDKDKKILKIDLMIVLTWAANSKKLPKLYL, encoded by the coding sequence GTGAGTAAATCTTTAGTTCCCGAACATACTTACGAGGCAGACTTAAGACTCCTTCAAATTGAATTAGTCAAACTCCAGCGTCACCTTATTCAAAAAGGTAAACGTCTCTTAGTTATTTTTGAGGGACGTGATGCTGCAGGCAAAGATGGCAGCATTAAAAGTATCACTGAGAATTTAAGCCCCAGAGATACTAAAGTGGTTGCCCTGTCAGCACCCTCATCTATTGAAGAGCATGAATGGTACTTTCAGAGATACGTTGCACAACTACCCTCAGCTGGTGAGACCGTACTCTTTAATCGAAGTTGGTATAACCGTGCCGGCGTTGAAAAGGTGATGGGCTTTTGCACTGATGATCAGTACAAATTGTTCATGGCAACGGTCAATGCTTTCGAAGCACTGCTTGTAAAGTCAAATATTCAAATAGTGAAGTACTACCTAGATATCTCCAAAGAAGAGCAAGCTAAAAGACTCAAAGATCGCGCAAAAGATCCCTTAAAGCAGTGGAAGATTAGCCCGATTGACCAAAAAGCCCAGAAGATGTGGAATGCCTACTCCGATGCTAGAGACAACATGCTCAAGCAAACGAGCTCATCAGATGCGCCATGGACAGTGATTAATGCGAACGATAAGAGGCTTGCGCACCTAAATCTGATTGCAGATCTATTGACGCGAGTTGACTACCCAGATAAAGATAAGAAAATTCTGAAGATCGACCTGATGATTGTCCTCACATGGGCCGCTAACTCTAAAAAGTTGCCAAAGCTGTACCTGTAA
- a CDS encoding serine/threonine protein kinase gives MSQKKLVKQLLKKLDKLEAEREKLIDKLAKTLDKMEKKAPAKKVPAKKAAAKKAPAKKAVAKKVAAKKAPAKKAVAKKAPAKKAVAKKVAPVTPAQ, from the coding sequence ATGAGTCAAAAAAAGTTAGTGAAGCAATTATTGAAAAAATTGGATAAGTTGGAAGCCGAAAGAGAGAAGTTGATTGACAAGCTTGCTAAGACCTTAGACAAGATGGAAAAGAAAGCTCCAGCCAAGAAAGTACCCGCAAAAAAAGCTGCTGCGAAAAAGGCTCCAGCTAAAAAAGCAGTTGCTAAGAAGGTTGCTGCCAAGAAGGCTCCGGCAAAGAAAGCAGTTGCGAAAAAAGCTCCAGCTAAAAAAGCAGTAGCTAAGAAAGTTGCACCAGTAACACCCGCTCAATAA
- a CDS encoding DUF2069 domain-containing protein produces the protein MFKSWLTKNPYQLIATAAFVDLFILCIAWEWFISPLRPGGSWLILKAIPLLFAIPGLWKGNVYTMQWASMLILLYITEGLVRILETGANFWMAAFETTIGTVAFVCLLMYLKPIKARAKALKKEQAAAEKQA, from the coding sequence ATGTTCAAAAGCTGGCTCACCAAAAATCCATACCAACTGATTGCTACGGCAGCTTTTGTGGATTTATTCATTCTGTGTATTGCCTGGGAATGGTTTATCTCACCACTTCGGCCTGGTGGCTCATGGCTGATCCTGAAAGCCATCCCCTTGTTATTTGCTATTCCAGGCTTATGGAAAGGCAATGTTTACACCATGCAATGGGCTTCCATGCTGATCCTGCTCTACATCACTGAGGGCTTGGTCCGCATTCTAGAAACTGGGGCTAATTTTTGGATGGCTGCGTTTGAAACCACCATCGGAACAGTTGCCTTTGTTTGCCTCCTGATGTACCTAAAACCCATTAAAGCAAGAGCAAAAGCATTGAAAAAAGAGCAGGCTGCAGCTGAAAAACAGGCTTAA
- the wrbA gene encoding NAD(P)H:quinone oxidoreductase, producing MSQSDILVLYYSRYGATRDLARLIAEGIESVPGANARLRTVPAISTVCESTEAAVPTDGAPYVEYADLKECIGLALGSPTRFGNMAAPMKYFWDGSSSEWLNGALIGKPACVFTSTGSLHGGQESTLLTMMIPLLHHGMMVMGIPYSEPDLMSTSSGGSPYGVTHLAHADGRAPISAEEQRLAIAQGKRLALTALKLV from the coding sequence ATGAGCCAATCTGACATTTTAGTTTTGTACTACTCACGCTACGGAGCAACTCGTGACTTAGCGCGTCTCATTGCTGAAGGCATTGAAAGCGTTCCAGGTGCCAACGCTAGACTGCGAACTGTCCCTGCAATCTCCACCGTGTGCGAATCGACTGAGGCGGCAGTGCCAACAGATGGTGCTCCCTATGTTGAATATGCGGATCTCAAAGAATGTATCGGCTTAGCACTCGGATCCCCTACTCGCTTTGGCAATATGGCAGCTCCCATGAAATACTTTTGGGATGGCAGCTCCTCAGAGTGGCTAAATGGAGCGCTCATCGGCAAGCCAGCCTGTGTTTTTACGAGTACCGGCAGCTTGCATGGCGGTCAAGAAAGCACCCTACTCACCATGATGATTCCCCTACTTCACCACGGCATGATGGTGATGGGTATTCCGTATAGCGAACCTGATCTGATGAGCACTTCGAGTGGCGGCAGCCCATACGGCGTAACCCATCTCGCCCACGCTGATGGCCGAGCCCCTATTAGCGCTGAAGAGCAACGCCTAGCAATTGCTCAAGGCAAGAGGCTGGCACTCACAGCACTCAAACTTGTTTAA
- a CDS encoding YihY family inner membrane protein, whose protein sequence is MRLIQNPQLWLSLGKEIWERNRGQNLKQVAASLAFTTTLALVPMLTVASILIGYLPSVVRIKYAFQAWLLDTYMPGGLNQQVFNYLDQFSTQAKGLTLIGLAGLVITTIMTMAVIENAFNQIFRVTQRRPILKKIAIYSAATILGPILLGIGTYLSGLLFSAAEGWTETLSFGLSLFATVVPVLLAMSVFSVAYKMLPYAQILWSDAMSGAFFAALTFELMKFGFGLFLTNVAFYKTVYGAFAIFPLALTWIYLTWWITLAGAVLVANLPSIRSGVVRVIRY, encoded by the coding sequence ATGCGCCTCATTCAGAATCCTCAATTATGGCTCTCTCTTGGAAAAGAGATCTGGGAGCGTAATCGCGGTCAAAATCTTAAGCAAGTTGCGGCTAGTTTGGCCTTTACGACTACGCTCGCTCTGGTGCCAATGCTGACGGTAGCTTCTATTCTGATCGGCTATTTGCCAAGCGTGGTCCGGATTAAATATGCTTTCCAGGCCTGGTTACTTGATACCTACATGCCAGGCGGATTAAATCAGCAGGTCTTCAATTATCTTGATCAATTTTCGACCCAAGCCAAAGGCTTGACCTTAATTGGTTTAGCAGGTCTGGTCATTACTACGATTATGACGATGGCGGTGATCGAGAATGCTTTCAATCAGATCTTCCGCGTTACCCAACGTCGACCTATTTTGAAGAAGATTGCGATCTACTCGGCAGCAACCATTTTGGGCCCCATTCTCTTGGGTATTGGGACCTATTTGAGCGGTCTTTTGTTTAGTGCTGCAGAAGGGTGGACGGAGACCTTGAGCTTTGGCTTGAGCTTATTTGCCACGGTGGTACCGGTGCTTCTAGCGATGTCTGTATTCTCAGTGGCCTACAAGATGCTTCCATACGCCCAAATTCTATGGAGCGATGCCATGAGCGGAGCCTTTTTTGCTGCATTAACTTTTGAATTAATGAAGTTTGGTTTTGGTCTCTTTTTAACTAATGTGGCCTTCTATAAAACCGTCTACGGCGCTTTTGCCATCTTTCCTTTAGCGCTTACTTGGATTTATCTCACCTGGTGGATTACCTTGGCTGGAGCCGTACTGGTGGCCAACCTTCCTAGTATTCGGAGTGGGGTGGTTAGGGTTATTCGTTACTGA
- a CDS encoding CBS domain-containing protein: MKVCDILRVKGSTLFTVAPDTALQTAVMVMSEHDIGSLVVMEYDKLVGILTFREVIAALAKHRGKLDDLKVQSVMNAKPLTCNMETEIDEVRRMMLVEHARYLPVIDQKMLMGVISFYDVAKSVVEAQDFENTMLKAYIRDWPEETAKASS; this comes from the coding sequence ATGAAGGTTTGTGACATATTGCGCGTAAAGGGCAGCACACTATTTACAGTGGCGCCAGACACTGCCTTGCAAACTGCCGTCATGGTCATGAGTGAGCACGATATCGGCTCTTTGGTAGTGATGGAGTACGACAAGCTCGTTGGCATACTGACATTCCGTGAGGTGATCGCCGCATTAGCTAAACATCGCGGTAAGTTAGACGACCTTAAAGTGCAAAGCGTGATGAATGCTAAGCCGCTGACTTGCAATATGGAAACCGAGATTGATGAAGTACGCCGGATGATGCTTGTTGAGCATGCCCGCTATCTGCCAGTCATTGATCAAAAAATGCTGATGGGTGTGATTTCTTTCTACGACGTAGCCAAATCGGTTGTCGAGGCCCAGGATTTCGAAAACACTATGCTCAAGGCCTATATTCGCGACTGGCCAGAAGAGACTGCAAAGGCGTCCTCCTAG
- the aroC gene encoding chorismate synthase, whose product MSGNTLGLLFTVTTFGESHGPAIGAVVDGCPPGMSLCEADLQIDLDRRKPGTSRHVTQRQEADKVEILSGVYEGKTTGAPIGLLIRNTDQRSQDYGNILQTFRPGHADYAYHNKYGLRDPRGGGRSSARLTAPVVAAAAIAKKWLKEQYGTEFYGYMSQLGEIEIPFQDAALIESNPFFAANADIVPQLETYMDSLRKAGDSCGAKIEVRARNVPIGLGEPLFDKLDADIAHAMMGINAVKGVEIGAGFKSVAQRGSEHGDELHPDGFASNNAGGTLGGISTGQDLRVSIAIKPTSSILSPKESVDLDGKPITVQTKGRHDPCVGIRATPIAEAMLALVLIDHALRHRAQCGDVKHTVPPIPASRPGSATD is encoded by the coding sequence ATGTCAGGAAATACTTTAGGCCTTCTCTTTACTGTCACCACTTTTGGTGAATCCCATGGTCCCGCGATCGGCGCTGTTGTTGACGGTTGCCCTCCTGGAATGTCCTTGTGTGAAGCAGATTTGCAGATTGATTTAGATCGTCGCAAACCTGGCACATCACGTCATGTGACCCAACGTCAAGAAGCCGACAAGGTTGAAATTCTCTCAGGTGTTTACGAAGGTAAAACTACCGGTGCCCCAATTGGCTTGCTCATACGCAATACTGATCAACGCAGCCAAGACTACGGCAACATTCTGCAAACATTTAGACCTGGCCACGCGGACTACGCATATCACAATAAATATGGTTTGCGTGATCCTCGCGGTGGCGGGCGATCTTCAGCAAGATTGACTGCGCCAGTAGTGGCAGCAGCAGCAATTGCTAAGAAGTGGCTTAAAGAGCAATACGGTACCGAGTTTTATGGCTACATGAGCCAACTTGGTGAGATTGAAATTCCATTTCAAGATGCGGCGCTCATTGAGAGCAATCCTTTCTTTGCTGCGAATGCCGATATCGTGCCTCAGCTAGAGACTTATATGGATTCACTGCGTAAGGCAGGGGATTCTTGTGGGGCAAAGATCGAGGTGAGGGCGCGCAACGTTCCCATTGGATTGGGTGAGCCTTTATTTGATAAGTTGGATGCCGATATTGCGCATGCCATGATGGGTATCAATGCGGTTAAGGGTGTAGAGATTGGTGCTGGCTTTAAGTCCGTTGCACAACGCGGTAGTGAGCATGGTGATGAGTTGCACCCTGATGGCTTTGCTAGCAACAATGCTGGCGGCACTTTAGGTGGCATCAGCACTGGTCAAGATTTACGTGTCTCGATTGCAATTAAGCCAACTTCCAGCATCTTGAGCCCAAAAGAATCGGTTGATTTGGATGGCAAGCCGATTACTGTGCAAACCAAGGGTCGTCATGATCCTTGCGTAGGTATTCGGGCAACGCCGATTGCCGAAGCTATGTTGGCTTTGGTATTGATCGATCACGCATTGCGTCATCGTGCTCAATGTGGCGATGTGAAACATACCGTTCCACCAATACCAGCATCACGTCCTGGCTCAGCTACAGACTAA